TTCGCAAAGTGGAAAGTTGTAGAGATGACACCAATTAAATAGAACCATAGCATGAATGGAGATGAAAGGATTGTCTCCATCATCTGGAAGTTAACTTCTGCACCAAATGCTGCGGCAATACGTGTTTCCCATACATGCCAAGCTACGAAAATCAATGTGATAACACCAGACACACGCTGAAGCATGAACATCCAGTTTCTGAAATAGCTATATTGGCCTATATTGTTCTTAGCCGTAAAAGCAATATAAAGACCGTAAATTGCATGGAATAATAATGGTAAGAAGATAATGAAGACTTCTAGAAAATACCTGAAAGGCAACTGCTCCATAAAATGTGCTGCGCTATTGAATGATTCTTCTCCCCCTGTAGCGAAATGGTTGACTACAAGGTGCTGCATGAGGAAAAGACCCACTGGAATGACACCCAGTAAAGAATGCAGCCTCCGCCAATAAAACTCTTGTCTACCTGCCATAAGTATACCCCCCTGAAATTTGGCCGTGATGTTAAGGTTTTTCTCCCCATCCCTACTAATCTAACAGATTGATTCAACCCAACATCAAAAAAATAAGCATTTCTTACAATTATGTGACATGTTCATTTTACTCCCATCA
The window above is part of the Mesobacillus jeotgali genome. Proteins encoded here:
- a CDS encoding succinate dehydrogenase cytochrome b558 subunit, with the protein product MAGRQEFYWRRLHSLLGVIPVGLFLMQHLVVNHFATGGEESFNSAAHFMEQLPFRYFLEVFIIFLPLLFHAIYGLYIAFTAKNNIGQYSYFRNWMFMLQRVSGVITLIFVAWHVWETRIAAAFGAEVNFQMMETILSSPFMLWFYLIGVISTTFHFANGLWSFFVSWGITVTPRSQVISTYVTIGVFIALSIVGVRAILAFV